The following coding sequences are from one Salvia hispanica cultivar TCC Black 2014 chromosome 3, UniMelb_Shisp_WGS_1.0, whole genome shotgun sequence window:
- the LOC125214221 gene encoding protein phosphatase 2C 51-like isoform X2: MIESVKASHSQSHNTTETRKGCRKREQSPGEGPSERPLNYGLVSILGRMRVMRDPIMVMPPRSLPGGYSFFAAYGCGAGAVVAETCSDKLHHCLERHAAAVAEERIGWGQVVMDCFSSIYEEHTGSKRMLKFTAVVAAPHKGEVVVVNSGGSRAVLWSGGVALPLWNDPNKGDESVKTEEGAIVYLENLSGEEECVKASRSSEPEVRVIRRNDDGDNFLIIACGGLWEVVGKEMACEVVRKCLRRSPLEGGGDISQATAMLAELAIAKGSKDSIAIVVLQLNST, translated from the exons atgattgaatcaGTTAAGGCAAGCCATTCACAATCACATAATACAACAGAAACGCGAAAAGGGTGCCGGAAAAGAGAGCAATCTCCCGGAGAAGGGCCGTCGGAGCGCCCCTTAAATTATGGATTGGTGTCAATTCTAGGGCGCATGAGAGTGATGAGGGATCCCATCATGGTGATGCCCCCGCGGAGTTTACCCGGCGGCTACTCCTTTTTCGCAGCTTATGGCTGCGGCGCCGGCGCTGTGGTGGCCGAAACCTGCTCCGACAAGCTTCATCACTGCTTGGAGAGGCACGCGGCCGCGGTGGCGGAGGAGCGGATCGGGTGGGGGCAGGTGGTCATGGATTGCTTCAGTTCCATCTATGAGGAGCACACCGGGTCCAAGAGGATGCTCAAGTTCACGGCGGTGGTGGCGGCGCCTCACAAGGGGGAAGTGGTGGTGGTGAATTCCGGCGGTTCGAGGGCGGTGCTTTGGAGTGGTGGAGTGGCTCTGCCTCTTTGGAATGATCCTAATAAg gGAGATGAGAGCGTGAAAACTGAAGAAGGTGCAATAgtttatttggaaaatttaTCAG GTGAAGAAGAATGTGTGAAAGCTAGCCGAAGCTCGGAACCGGAGGTGAGGGTGATAAGGAGAAACGATGACGGTGACAACTTTCTAATAATAGCATGTGGCGGTCTATGGGAAGTGGTTGGGAAAGAGATGGCATGTGAAGTAGTGAGGAAGTGTCTAAGGAGGTCGCCGTTGGAAGGGGGTGGCGACATTTCTCAGGCCACCGCAATGTTAGCCGAGCTCGCCATTGCCAAGGGCAGCAAAGACAGCATTGCTATTGTTGTTCTTCAACTCAACTCAACCTAA
- the LOC125214221 gene encoding protein phosphatase 2C 51-like isoform X1 — protein sequence MIESVKASHSQSHNTTETRKGCRKREQSPGEGPSERPLNYGLVSILGRMRVMRDPIMVMPPRSLPGGYSFFAAYGCGAGAVVAETCSDKLHHCLERHAAAVAEERIGWGQVVMDCFSSIYEEHTGSKRMLKFTAVVAAPHKGEVVVVNSGGSRAVLWSGGVALPLWNDPNKGDESVKTEEGAIVYLENLSAASTPAQPSDLVGEEECVKASRSSEPEVRVIRRNDDGDNFLIIACGGLWEVVGKEMACEVVRKCLRRSPLEGGGDISQATAMLAELAIAKGSKDSIAIVVLQLNST from the exons atgattgaatcaGTTAAGGCAAGCCATTCACAATCACATAATACAACAGAAACGCGAAAAGGGTGCCGGAAAAGAGAGCAATCTCCCGGAGAAGGGCCGTCGGAGCGCCCCTTAAATTATGGATTGGTGTCAATTCTAGGGCGCATGAGAGTGATGAGGGATCCCATCATGGTGATGCCCCCGCGGAGTTTACCCGGCGGCTACTCCTTTTTCGCAGCTTATGGCTGCGGCGCCGGCGCTGTGGTGGCCGAAACCTGCTCCGACAAGCTTCATCACTGCTTGGAGAGGCACGCGGCCGCGGTGGCGGAGGAGCGGATCGGGTGGGGGCAGGTGGTCATGGATTGCTTCAGTTCCATCTATGAGGAGCACACCGGGTCCAAGAGGATGCTCAAGTTCACGGCGGTGGTGGCGGCGCCTCACAAGGGGGAAGTGGTGGTGGTGAATTCCGGCGGTTCGAGGGCGGTGCTTTGGAGTGGTGGAGTGGCTCTGCCTCTTTGGAATGATCCTAATAAg gGAGATGAGAGCGTGAAAACTGAAGAAGGTGCAATAgtttatttggaaaatttaTCAG cTGCCTCAACACCGGCCCAACCTTCTGACTTGGTAGGTGAAGAAGAATGTGTGAAAGCTAGCCGAAGCTCGGAACCGGAGGTGAGGGTGATAAGGAGAAACGATGACGGTGACAACTTTCTAATAATAGCATGTGGCGGTCTATGGGAAGTGGTTGGGAAAGAGATGGCATGTGAAGTAGTGAGGAAGTGTCTAAGGAGGTCGCCGTTGGAAGGGGGTGGCGACATTTCTCAGGCCACCGCAATGTTAGCCGAGCTCGCCATTGCCAAGGGCAGCAAAGACAGCATTGCTATTGTTGTTCTTCAACTCAACTCAACCTAA